From Sphingopyxis sp. MWB1, a single genomic window includes:
- a CDS encoding ExbD/TolR family protein: MGMSVGDKGEDAPMSEINTTPLVDIMLVLLIIFLIAVPVVLETVELELPDVAFEPTTTKPENVNISIKGAGGGDGESSVCEVYWGQTPVDSRQLLERGQNKLEQLLEDIGGPQNITEENFPEVHIRGDVNTPYQCIGGVIYTMQFAGFQKIGFISEPAAGSATLGRI, encoded by the coding sequence ATGGGCATGAGTGTAGGGGACAAGGGCGAAGATGCCCCGATGTCCGAGATCAACACGACACCGCTCGTGGACATTATGCTGGTGCTGCTCATCATCTTCCTCATCGCGGTTCCCGTGGTGCTGGAAACGGTGGAGCTTGAGCTGCCAGACGTGGCCTTTGAGCCGACGACGACCAAGCCGGAAAATGTCAATATTTCCATCAAGGGCGCGGGCGGCGGTGACGGCGAAAGCAGTGTTTGCGAGGTTTACTGGGGCCAAACCCCGGTGGATTCGCGCCAATTGCTCGAGCGCGGTCAGAATAAACTGGAACAGTTGCTCGAAGATATTGGCGGGCCACAGAATATCACCGAGGAAAATTTCCCTGAAGTGCATATTCGCGGCGACGTCAACACGCCCTATCAGTGCATTGGCGGGGTGATTTACACGATGCAATTCGCCGGTTTCCAGAAGATCGGGTTCATTTCTGAACCGGCTGCTGGTTCGGCCACGCTGGGCCGCATCTGA
- a CDS encoding homoserine dehydrogenase: MSPHPAPNAPRPPLRVALAGIGVVGGGVVRLLETNRELIERRAGRAIEIVAVSARDRQKDRGVDLSPYRWEDDMGALVAADDVDVVVEMVGGADGPALTFARQALGAGKALVTANKAMIAHHGLDLARLAEEKDTPLKYEAAVAGGIPVIKAIREGASANRIARVYGILNGTCNYILTLMERDGASFDDALAAAQAEGFAEADPTFDVEGVDAAHKLAILAALCFGARLDIDAVTTSGIRDIIAADIREAEALGHRVRLIGMAERDETGLFQRVQPCLVPADHPLAYVPGALNAVVAEGNFVGRLFFEGAGAGAGPTASAIVADIIDIARDEYGPAFAMPVEALDHAPAADAGARVGKHYIRLIVEDRIGVLAEIATAMRDAEVSIESFIQRGNDEEDGVVIALVTHEGPARAIHAALATLSASDHVVGTPMHMPILAL, from the coding sequence ATGTCGCCTCACCCCGCCCCTAACGCCCCCCGCCCCCCGCTGCGCGTGGCGCTGGCGGGTATTGGCGTAGTGGGCGGCGGCGTCGTTCGCCTGCTCGAGACCAATCGCGAGCTGATCGAGCGGCGCGCAGGCCGCGCCATTGAGATTGTCGCGGTTTCCGCGCGCGACCGGCAAAAGGATCGCGGGGTCGACCTGTCCCCCTATCGCTGGGAAGATGATATGGGGGCGCTGGTCGCGGCCGATGACGTCGATGTCGTCGTCGAAATGGTCGGGGGCGCCGACGGCCCCGCGCTGACCTTTGCGCGTCAGGCGCTGGGCGCGGGCAAGGCGCTTGTCACCGCAAACAAGGCGATGATCGCGCATCACGGCCTCGATCTTGCGCGCCTGGCCGAGGAAAAGGACACGCCGCTGAAATATGAAGCCGCGGTCGCGGGCGGCATTCCGGTGATCAAGGCGATTCGCGAAGGCGCATCGGCCAATCGGATCGCGCGCGTCTATGGCATACTCAACGGCACCTGCAATTATATCCTCACGCTGATGGAGCGCGACGGCGCGAGCTTTGACGATGCGCTGGCCGCCGCCCAAGCCGAAGGATTCGCCGAGGCCGACCCAACCTTTGACGTCGAAGGCGTCGATGCGGCGCACAAGCTCGCCATCCTGGCCGCGCTCTGCTTTGGCGCGCGACTCGACATTGATGCCGTGACCACCAGCGGGATCCGCGACATCATCGCCGCCGATATTCGCGAGGCCGAGGCGCTGGGCCACCGCGTCCGCCTGATCGGCATGGCAGAGCGCGATGAGACGGGGCTGTTCCAGCGCGTCCAGCCCTGTCTCGTCCCCGCCGACCATCCGCTGGCTTATGTTCCCGGCGCGCTCAACGCCGTCGTGGCCGAGGGCAATTTCGTCGGGCGACTGTTTTTCGAAGGCGCGGGCGCGGGTGCGGGGCCGACGGCGTCGGCGATTGTGGCCGACATCATCGACATTGCGCGCGACGAATATGGTCCCGCCTTTGCCATGCCGGTTGAGGCGCTCGACCACGCGCCCGCGGCCGATGCGGGGGCGCGGGTCGGCAAACATTATATCCGCCTGATCGTCGAAGACCGCATCGGCGTGCTTGCCGAAATCGCAACCGCGATGCGCGATGCGGAGGTTTCTATCGAAAGCTTTATCCAGCGCGGCAATGATGAGGAGGATGGCGTGGTTATCGCGCTCGTCACCCACGAAGGCCCCGCGCGCGCCATCCATGCGGCGCTCGCCACCCTGTCGGCATCGGACCATGTCGTCGGGACGCCGATGCATATGCCCATCCTCGCCCTTTAG
- a CDS encoding superoxide dismutase family protein, with product MLSLLALAGCTGFGGQGRDAVTLPPSDAHANLLDGRGADRGRVDIYRDADGLRLEIVARGFEAGTYGMHVHAVGQCTAPDFTSAGPHWNPTGAQHGRDNPQGAHHGDLPNLVVEPDMIGRATVRLVGTRFEGEGAMLDADGAAFVIHAGPDDMRSDPSGNSGARIACGVIRLPQPR from the coding sequence ATGCTTTCGCTTCTTGCGCTTGCAGGCTGCACCGGTTTTGGCGGGCAAGGCCGCGACGCCGTGACCCTTCCGCCATCGGACGCCCATGCCAATCTGCTCGATGGCAGGGGCGCGGATCGCGGCCGGGTCGATATTTATCGCGATGCCGATGGGCTGCGCCTTGAAATCGTGGCGCGCGGCTTTGAAGCAGGCACTTATGGAATGCATGTTCATGCCGTTGGCCAATGCACCGCGCCTGATTTCACAAGCGCGGGCCCGCACTGGAACCCCACCGGCGCCCAGCATGGCCGCGATAATCCGCAAGGGGCGCATCATGGCGACCTCCCGAATCTCGTCGTGGAGCCTGATATGATCGGCCGCGCTACGGTGCGGCTGGTCGGAACGCGGTTCGAAGGCGAAGGCGCGATGCTCGATGCCGATGGGGCGGCGTTCGTCATTCATGCCGGTCCCGACGACATGCGCAGCGATCCCAGCGGAAACAGCGGCGCGCGCATCGCCTGCGGCGTCATCCGCCTGCCCCAGCCCCGCTAA
- a CDS encoding spinster family MFS transporter, with translation MADSINGTAPDTAQAAPTEQKASPYAWYALGILFLVYVLNFIDRQIITILAPDIKRDLGLDDADIGFLYGTAFAVFYALFGIPLGRLADSWHRVRLLTIGLSLWSAMTAVSGLAKNGTHLALARMGVGIGEATASPSAYSLISDLFPKNMRATALAIYSAGLYFGGGISLMIGGLIVQGWNDAYPGGGPFGLVGWQAAFMAVGIPGILLAIWVATLREPVRGLVDGVPTEPSPTPFKGFFEELYAVIPPFTILSAASRGMKALAVNLGAAVLLALGALIMIELTGATLQWSCIAFGYYAVFSWATSLRNRDAPTFQLIWGSRAFLATILGYGTVAFLSYASTAFAPVYAQEVLGENAGSVGFWVGGSAAMGGFLGVILGGRMSDALRLRNEGGRILVVAFGLLAPVVPIILAYTTTPEAGSGDFVRFTVFAALANMLASSALGAAAATTQDLVLPRMRGTATATFFLATTLIGLALGPYMAGQVSAMTGSLATGVLSTLLIVPPGVIALIFAYRLVPQAAASVVERARGAGEAI, from the coding sequence ATGGCCGACAGCATCAATGGGACAGCCCCCGACACCGCACAGGCGGCGCCGACCGAACAAAAGGCCAGCCCCTATGCATGGTATGCGCTGGGGATTTTGTTCCTTGTTTATGTGCTCAATTTCATCGACCGGCAGATTATCACTATCCTGGCGCCCGACATCAAACGCGACCTGGGGCTGGATGACGCCGATATCGGCTTTCTTTACGGGACGGCGTTCGCGGTCTTTTATGCCTTGTTCGGCATTCCGCTCGGGCGGCTGGCCGATAGTTGGCACCGCGTCCGCCTGCTGACCATCGGCTTGTCGCTCTGGTCGGCGATGACGGCGGTTTCGGGGCTTGCCAAAAATGGCACCCATCTGGCGCTCGCCCGCATGGGGGTGGGGATTGGCGAGGCAACCGCGTCGCCTTCGGCCTATTCGCTGATTTCCGATCTTTTTCCCAAGAATATGCGCGCCACCGCGCTCGCCATCTATTCCGCCGGGCTTTATTTTGGCGGCGGCATTTCGCTGATGATCGGCGGGCTGATCGTTCAGGGGTGGAATGACGCCTATCCGGGCGGCGGCCCCTTTGGCCTGGTCGGATGGCAGGCCGCTTTCATGGCGGTCGGCATTCCCGGCATTTTGCTCGCCATCTGGGTGGCGACCCTGCGCGAGCCCGTGCGCGGGCTGGTCGACGGCGTTCCGACCGAACCCTCGCCGACGCCGTTCAAGGGCTTTTTCGAAGAGCTTTATGCGGTGATCCCGCCCTTCACCATCTTGTCGGCGGCGTCGCGCGGGATGAAAGCGCTGGCGGTGAATCTGGGCGCCGCAGTCCTGCTTGCGCTCGGCGCCCTCATCATGATCGAGCTCACCGGGGCGACCTTGCAATGGAGCTGTATCGCCTTTGGCTATTATGCCGTCTTTTCCTGGGCCACCTCGCTGCGAAACCGCGATGCGCCGACCTTTCAGCTGATCTGGGGGTCCCGCGCCTTTCTGGCGACCATTTTGGGTTATGGCACCGTCGCCTTCCTTTCCTATGCGTCCACCGCCTTTGCGCCAGTTTACGCACAGGAAGTGCTGGGCGAAAATGCGGGGTCGGTGGGCTTCTGGGTCGGCGGTTCGGCCGCGATGGGCGGATTTCTGGGAGTGATTCTGGGGGGCCGCATGTCCGACGCCCTGCGCTTGCGGAATGAAGGGGGACGAATCCTGGTGGTGGCCTTTGGCCTGTTGGCACCGGTTGTCCCCATTATCCTCGCCTATACCACCACCCCGGAGGCGGGGAGCGGAGACTTTGTCCGCTTCACCGTCTTTGCCGCGCTCGCCAACATGCTGGCCTCAAGCGCGCTGGGGGCGGCGGCGGCAACGACGCAGGATCTGGTGCTGCCGCGGATGCGCGGAACGGCGACCGCGACCTTCTTTCTGGCGACGACGCTGATCGGGCTGGCGCTTGGCCCCTATATGGCGGGGCAGGTTTCGGCCATGACGGGAAGCCTTGCGACCGGCGTGCTCTCGACGCTGCTGATCGTGCCACCGGGTGTAATTGCGCTGATCTTTGCCTATCGGCTCGTGCCGCAGGCGGCCGCCTCGGTTGTCGAGCGAGCCCGCGGCGCCGGAGAGGCTATCTAG
- a CDS encoding MotA/TolQ/ExbB proton channel family protein, whose product MPAAMCVKKEGENPYGMIPALCDGGIVGQLTFLVLLIMFVGTLYILFTKLFEQNKVISQGKHVDANFWRAPTLAEGAAKLEKNSAYRQVVEDGLRANEEHTKLTDPVEAHDWMHGTLERSQGHINSKLNSGLAFLATVGSTAPFVGLFGTVIGILRALVKIGASGQASIDTVAGPVGEALIMTAVGLIVAVPAVLAFNWLQSRNKAIARSLSTFSNDVLGSIMSGGQVKPVPAAAPAKTAAAPAAAPKKA is encoded by the coding sequence ATGCCGGCGGCGATGTGCGTCAAGAAAGAGGGCGAAAACCCCTACGGCATGATCCCCGCGCTGTGCGACGGCGGAATCGTCGGCCAGCTGACGTTCCTTGTGCTGCTCATCATGTTTGTTGGTACGCTTTACATTCTGTTCACCAAATTGTTCGAGCAGAATAAGGTTATCAGCCAGGGCAAGCATGTCGACGCGAATTTCTGGCGTGCGCCGACCCTCGCCGAAGGCGCTGCAAAGCTCGAAAAGAACAGCGCTTATCGTCAGGTGGTCGAAGATGGCCTGCGCGCCAATGAAGAGCACACCAAGCTGACCGACCCCGTCGAAGCGCATGACTGGATGCACGGCACGCTGGAACGTTCGCAGGGCCACATCAACTCGAAGCTCAACTCGGGTCTGGCATTCCTTGCGACCGTGGGTTCGACCGCTCCGTTCGTCGGGCTGTTCGGTACGGTTATCGGTATTCTCCGCGCGCTGGTGAAGATCGGTGCTTCGGGTCAGGCGTCGATCGACACCGTCGCCGGTCCGGTCGGTGAGGCGCTGATCATGACCGCCGTCGGTCTGATCGTGGCTGTTCCCGCGGTTCTCGCCTTCAACTGGCTGCAGAGCCGCAACAAGGCGATTGCTCGCAGCCTCTCGACTTTCTCGAACGACGTTCTGGGTTCGATCATGTCGGGCGGTCAGGTGAAGCCGGTTCCGGCGGCAGCGCCCGCCAAGACCGCTGCTGCACCTGCGGCTGCACCGAAAAAGGCCTGA
- a CDS encoding energy transducer TonB: protein MAYGDTTDPKNRVIAIVLVGVFTAMLGYGLVNGLNISIVKKIAEKLDVVEVEEPPPPEEPPPPPPPDNILPPPPPVVTPPSPIPPPVRTNTVQSVPKAPPAPPPPVFIPAAPPAPPAPPAPPAPDLTAGASPRGNPGRWATNDDYPARAMREEREGTTGFRVTIGTDGRVTSCDITSSSGHPDLDAETCKLITRRARFDPAKDRAGNPTTGSYSNRIRWQIPQ from the coding sequence ATGGCTTATGGTGATACGACAGACCCTAAAAACAGGGTCATTGCGATCGTCTTGGTCGGTGTGTTCACCGCGATGCTGGGCTATGGCCTGGTTAACGGACTGAACATCAGCATCGTCAAGAAGATCGCTGAAAAATTGGATGTGGTGGAGGTCGAAGAGCCGCCGCCACCTGAAGAGCCGCCGCCGCCGCCGCCGCCGGACAATATTTTGCCGCCGCCGCCGCCGGTTGTGACGCCTCCTTCCCCGATTCCGCCGCCGGTGCGGACAAATACGGTCCAGTCGGTGCCAAAGGCTCCGCCTGCGCCGCCGCCGCCGGTTTTTATTCCGGCTGCTCCGCCGGCCCCCCCGGCTCCGCCGGCTCCGCCGGCGCCTGATCTCACCGCCGGGGCATCGCCGCGCGGCAATCCGGGCCGCTGGGCAACAAATGACGATTATCCGGCGCGTGCCATGCGTGAAGAGCGCGAAGGTACAACCGGCTTCCGCGTCACGATCGGGACCGATGGTCGCGTAACGTCGTGCGATATTACATCGTCGAGCGGACACCCTGACCTGGATGCGGAAACCTGCAAGCTCATCACACGCCGAGCCCGTTTTGATCCGGCAAAGGACAGAGCGGGGAACCCGACGACCGGAAGCTATAGCAACCGGATCCGTTGGCAGATTCCGCAGTAA
- a CDS encoding UDP-glucose dehydrogenase family protein gives MKIAMIGTGYVGLVSGACFSDFGHDVVCVDKDASKIDALHAGRMPIFEPGLDALVAANVAAGRLSFTTDLAPAVADVDAVFIAVGTPSRRGDGHADLSYVYGAAEELAATLDHDCVIVTKSTVPVGTGDEVERILREGAPGRKHSVASNPEFLREGAAIGDFKRPDRIVIGAEDEQGEAVLREIYRPLFLNEAPILVTRRRTAEMIKYAANAFLATKITFINEIADLCEAVGAEVQDVARGIGLDNRIGSKFLHAGPGYGGSCFPKDTLALLKTAQDNDVPLRLVEATVQANDLRKRAMGRKIIQAMGGSARGKTVALLGLTFKPNTDDMRDSPSLAIVQTLLDAGAHVTAYDPEGMKVAAAMMPDVEMKDSAYAAAQGADALAIVTEWDAFRALDLARLGDTMAGNLLVDLRNIYRRDEVTRHGFDYIAIGTSPV, from the coding sequence ATGAAGATCGCGATGATAGGAACCGGTTATGTCGGGCTGGTTTCTGGGGCCTGTTTTTCCGATTTCGGACATGATGTCGTCTGTGTGGACAAGGATGCGTCGAAAATCGACGCGCTCCATGCGGGGCGCATGCCCATTTTTGAGCCCGGGCTCGACGCACTTGTCGCCGCCAATGTCGCGGCTGGCCGGCTGTCCTTCACCACCGACCTCGCCCCCGCGGTCGCGGATGTCGATGCGGTCTTTATCGCCGTCGGCACGCCCTCGCGGCGCGGCGACGGCCATGCTGATCTGTCTTATGTCTATGGCGCCGCAGAAGAATTGGCGGCGACCCTCGACCATGATTGTGTGATCGTGACCAAATCGACCGTCCCCGTGGGCACAGGCGATGAGGTGGAGCGTATTCTGCGTGAGGGCGCGCCGGGCCGAAAGCACAGTGTCGCCTCCAACCCCGAATTTCTGCGCGAAGGCGCGGCAATCGGCGATTTTAAACGCCCCGACCGGATCGTGATTGGCGCCGAGGATGAACAGGGCGAAGCGGTGCTGCGCGAAATTTACCGGCCCCTGTTCCTCAATGAAGCGCCCATTCTCGTCACGCGCCGCCGGACGGCCGAAATGATCAAATATGCCGCGAACGCTTTCCTCGCGACGAAGATCACTTTCATCAACGAAATCGCCGATCTGTGCGAAGCGGTGGGGGCGGAGGTGCAGGACGTCGCCCGGGGTATCGGGCTCGACAACCGCATCGGCAGCAAATTTCTCCACGCCGGCCCCGGCTATGGCGGAAGCTGTTTTCCCAAGGATACGCTCGCGCTCCTCAAGACCGCGCAGGATAATGACGTGCCGCTCCGCCTTGTCGAGGCGACGGTGCAGGCCAATGACCTTCGAAAGCGCGCCATGGGGCGCAAGATCATTCAGGCGATGGGCGGCAGTGCGCGCGGCAAGACGGTGGCGCTGCTGGGGCTGACCTTCAAACCCAACACCGACGACATGCGCGATTCGCCCAGCCTGGCCATTGTTCAGACCTTGCTCGACGCGGGCGCCCATGTGACCGCTTATGATCCCGAAGGGATGAAGGTGGCTGCTGCGATGATGCCGGATGTCGAGATGAAGGATAGCGCCTATGCGGCGGCACAGGGGGCCGACGCGCTTGCCATTGTCACCGAATGGGACGCCTTCCGCGCGCTCGACCTTGCCCGGCTGGGCGACACGATGGCGGGAAATTTGCTCGTCGATCTGCGCAATATTTATCGCCGGGACGAAGTCACTCGGCATGGTTTCGACTATATCGCCATTGGAACCAGCCCCGTTTAG
- a CDS encoding low molecular weight protein-tyrosine-phosphatase yields the protein MTKDVTAAPSILFLCLGNICRSPLAEAAARAAFAKAGRPATLDSAGTGDWHVGRPPDPRAQAEALRHGVDISDLRARQIAPDDFRRFDLILAADSENLKNARALAPADATARLRLMLDLVPGRAGESVTDPYYGEDDGFSETWADVSAVAAALVAESASG from the coding sequence ATGACCAAGGACGTTACGGCAGCGCCGTCGATTCTATTTCTGTGCCTAGGCAATATTTGCCGCTCACCGCTGGCCGAAGCCGCGGCGCGCGCCGCCTTTGCCAAGGCGGGGCGGCCCGCAACGCTCGATTCGGCGGGGACGGGCGACTGGCATGTCGGCCGCCCGCCCGATCCGCGCGCGCAGGCGGAGGCGCTGCGCCACGGGGTCGACATCAGCGACCTTCGCGCGCGTCAGATCGCGCCGGACGATTTTCGCCGTTTCGACCTGATTCTCGCCGCCGATAGCGAAAATCTGAAAAATGCCCGCGCGCTTGCACCTGCGGATGCAACGGCGCGGCTGCGCCTGATGCTCGATCTTGTGCCGGGGCGCGCGGGCGAAAGCGTGACCGATCCCTATTATGGCGAGGATGACGGCTTTTCCGAAACCTGGGCCGATGTGTCGGCGGTCGCGGCGGCGCTGGTGGCCGAAAGCGCCAGCGGATAG
- a CDS encoding ExbD/TolR family protein, whose protein sequence is MAMAVGDRDDNEPMMEMNTTPLIDVMLVLLIMFIITIPVQTHAVKIDLPVPNDAQSNVDPEKNKVMIDRAGTITWNGTPVDLAQLAQYLEQTKALPVEPELQVQPDPFARYLVVDNVMAVVKRSGVGKLGFVGNEQYARVF, encoded by the coding sequence ATGGCCATGGCAGTTGGCGATCGGGACGATAATGAACCCATGATGGAAATGAACACGACGCCGCTTATCGACGTCATGCTCGTGCTCCTCATCATGTTCATCATCACCATCCCGGTTCAGACTCACGCGGTGAAAATCGACCTCCCCGTTCCGAACGACGCTCAAAGCAATGTCGATCCGGAAAAGAATAAGGTGATGATCGACCGCGCCGGAACGATCACGTGGAACGGCACGCCGGTCGATCTTGCGCAGCTTGCGCAATATCTGGAACAGACCAAGGCGCTTCCGGTCGAGCCTGAATTGCAGGTGCAGCCGGATCCGTTTGCGCGCTATCTTGTCGTCGATAATGTGATGGCGGTGGTAAAGCGCAGCGGTGTTGGCAAGCTCGGCTTTGTCGGCAACGAACAATATGCGCGCGTTTTCTGA